A region of Bicyclus anynana chromosome 17, ilBicAnyn1.1, whole genome shotgun sequence DNA encodes the following proteins:
- the LOC112051283 gene encoding uncharacterized protein LOC112051283, protein MDFRQEKAKLIYTNPNYIKDAHVFTGRRDRNDSYYTNLTVTTLLSSGNNVSAAITLQIVSGGDFRVSQKLCEIMKEAWIINFLRAHSDVKASCPFPAGTYNIFNMVLPPKNMPIPMIASDYNIILEMYVTKTKESILTVFTSLRYEETKWKSVDTNKHFL, encoded by the exons ATG GACTTCCGTCAAGAAAAGGCGAAGCTCATATATACGAATCCTAACTACATTAAGGATGCCCACGTGTTCACCGGGCGGAGGGACAGGAACGACTCTTACTACACCAACCTCACCGTCACTACTCTCCTGTCCAGTGGCAACAACGTCAGC GCAGCAATAACCTTACAAATCGTATCCGGGGGAGACTTCAGAGTGAGCCAGAAGCTGTGCGAGATTATGAAAGAAGCTTGGATCATCAACTTCCTTAGAGCTCATTCTGATGTGAAGGCAAGCTGCCCTTTTCCTGCG GGAACATACAATATATTCAACATGGTTCTCCCGCCGAAAAACATGCCGATCCCAATGATAGCCAGCGACTATAACATCATTCTGGAGATGTATGTGACCAAAACCAAGGAGAGCATACTCACAGTGTTCACGTCTTTGCGCTATGAAGAGACCAAGTGGAAGAGTGTGGATACtaacaaacattttctttaa